The following are encoded together in the Daphnia magna isolate NIES linkage group LG8, ASM2063170v1.1, whole genome shotgun sequence genome:
- the LOC116928369 gene encoding protein pellino isoform X4: MPSDRGSSSGGSQVVSNGKIHGYLIVLGNNGSLPSGDKGRKRSKYCVTQRPKPNGVQPSNQYRVQTPQTHPAVTDVNQHTIFYTLPRHQAVIVEYTSDPTKDMYQIGRSSEEPIDFVVADTVPGSLNKTSVNRTSSCSSNGGQVVPAVGRVAQSTISRFACRLLVERDSLPARAYVYAAGFDSSRNIFLGEKATKWETDKGIDGLTTNGVLLLQPKGEFEGGAASPGQWVEVSVGGALYHLRDSRSAPQKKSQVENEFNLLVDGSLIDLCGATLLWRSAEGLAKGPTARHLEKMVDELNAGKPQCPVGLNTLVLPRKSTLPPPDQTPYVYLKCGHVQGQHHWGKEGEDRTCPICLKVGPVSQLSMGLEPAFWVDREPPTYAFNPCGHMASEKTVKYWGAIPIPHGTNGFIGKCPFCATPLEDRGFAKLIFQDHLDS; this comes from the exons ATGCCATCAGA TCGTGGCAGCAGCAGTGGAGGAAGCCAGGTCGTAAGCAATGGCAAGATTCATGGATACCTTATTGTTCTTGG GAACAATGGCAGTTTACCCTCAGGCGACAAGGGTCGAAAGCGATCCAAATACTGCGTGACGCAGCGGCCAAAACCCAATGGAGTCCAGCCATCCAACCAATACCGCGTACAAACACCTCAAACCCATCCG GCTGTGACGGATGTGAATCAGCACACCATTTTCTACACGTTGCCCCGGCACCAGGCTGTCATCGTCGAGTATACTTCCGACCCGACAAAGGATATGTATCAG ATTGGCAGATCTTCAGAGGAACCaatagactttgttgttgcgGACACAGTGCCAGGTAGTTTAAACAAGACGTCAGTAAATCGAACATCTTCCTGCTCAAGCAATGGCGGTCAAGTCGTGCCGGCCGTTGGCAGAGTGGCACAGAGTACCATCAGTCGCTTTGCTTGTCGTCTTCTAGTCGAACGAGACAGCCTACCCGCCAGAGCTTACGTCTACGCTGCAGGATTTGATTCATCTCGCAACATCTTTCTAGGC GAAAAAGCTACAAAATGGGAAACAGACAAGGGTATTGATGGTCTTACCACAAATGGAGTACTACTGTTGCAACCGAAAGGTGAGTTTGAAGGCGGTGCCGCGTCGCCTGGACAATGGGTTGAAGTTTCCGTTGGAGGAGCCTTGTATCATTTAAGAGATTCACGGTCTGCTCCTCAGAAAAAATcacag GTGGAAAATGAATTTAATTTGCTGGTGGATGGATCGTTAATTGATTTGTGTGGCGCAACGTTACTATGGCGGAGTGCCGAGGGCTTGGCCAAAGGACCG ACAGCTAGACATTTGGAAAAAATGGTTGACGAGCTGAACGCAGGCAAACCACAATGTCCAGTTGGTTTAAACACGCTTGTTCTACCCAGAAAGTCAACTTTGCCTCCGCCCGATCAAACTCCGtatgtttatttaaaatgtgGACACGTTCAGGGCCAACATCATTGGGGTAAAGAAGGAGAAGATCGCACTTGCCCTATCTGCCTTAAAGTTGGCCCTGTCTCACAACTAAGTATGGGTCTAGAACCAGCCTTCTGGGTGGATCGCGAACCACCCACATACGCTTTCAATCCTTGCGGTCACATGGCTTCCGAAAAAACAGTCAA ATATTGGGGAGCTATTCCTATTCCTCACGGTACCAATGGTTTCATCGGCAAATGCCCGTTTTGCGCCACACCGCTCGAGGATCGAGGTTTCGCGAAACTAATATTCCAGGACCATTTAGAtagttaa
- the LOC116928369 gene encoding protein pellino isoform X3: MPSDSRGSSSGGSQVVSNGKIHGYLIVLGNNGSLPSGDKGRKRSKYCVTQRPKPNGVQPSNQYRVQTPQTHPAVTDVNQHTIFYTLPRHQAVIVEYTSDPTKDMYQIGRSSEEPIDFVVADTVPGSLNKTSVNRTSSCSSNGGQVVPAVGRVAQSTISRFACRLLVERDSLPARAYVYAAGFDSSRNIFLGEKATKWETDKGIDGLTTNGVLLLQPKGEFEGGAASPGQWVEVSVGGALYHLRDSRSAPQKKSQVENEFNLLVDGSLIDLCGATLLWRSAEGLAKGPTARHLEKMVDELNAGKPQCPVGLNTLVLPRKSTLPPPDQTPYVYLKCGHVQGQHHWGKEGEDRTCPICLKVGPVSQLSMGLEPAFWVDREPPTYAFNPCGHMASEKTVKYWGAIPIPHGTNGFIGKCPFCATPLEDRGFAKLIFQDHLDS, encoded by the exons ATGCCATCAGA CAGTCGTGGCAGCAGCAGTGGAGGAAGCCAGGTCGTAAGCAATGGCAAGATTCATGGATACCTTATTGTTCTTGG GAACAATGGCAGTTTACCCTCAGGCGACAAGGGTCGAAAGCGATCCAAATACTGCGTGACGCAGCGGCCAAAACCCAATGGAGTCCAGCCATCCAACCAATACCGCGTACAAACACCTCAAACCCATCCG GCTGTGACGGATGTGAATCAGCACACCATTTTCTACACGTTGCCCCGGCACCAGGCTGTCATCGTCGAGTATACTTCCGACCCGACAAAGGATATGTATCAG ATTGGCAGATCTTCAGAGGAACCaatagactttgttgttgcgGACACAGTGCCAGGTAGTTTAAACAAGACGTCAGTAAATCGAACATCTTCCTGCTCAAGCAATGGCGGTCAAGTCGTGCCGGCCGTTGGCAGAGTGGCACAGAGTACCATCAGTCGCTTTGCTTGTCGTCTTCTAGTCGAACGAGACAGCCTACCCGCCAGAGCTTACGTCTACGCTGCAGGATTTGATTCATCTCGCAACATCTTTCTAGGC GAAAAAGCTACAAAATGGGAAACAGACAAGGGTATTGATGGTCTTACCACAAATGGAGTACTACTGTTGCAACCGAAAGGTGAGTTTGAAGGCGGTGCCGCGTCGCCTGGACAATGGGTTGAAGTTTCCGTTGGAGGAGCCTTGTATCATTTAAGAGATTCACGGTCTGCTCCTCAGAAAAAATcacag GTGGAAAATGAATTTAATTTGCTGGTGGATGGATCGTTAATTGATTTGTGTGGCGCAACGTTACTATGGCGGAGTGCCGAGGGCTTGGCCAAAGGACCG ACAGCTAGACATTTGGAAAAAATGGTTGACGAGCTGAACGCAGGCAAACCACAATGTCCAGTTGGTTTAAACACGCTTGTTCTACCCAGAAAGTCAACTTTGCCTCCGCCCGATCAAACTCCGtatgtttatttaaaatgtgGACACGTTCAGGGCCAACATCATTGGGGTAAAGAAGGAGAAGATCGCACTTGCCCTATCTGCCTTAAAGTTGGCCCTGTCTCACAACTAAGTATGGGTCTAGAACCAGCCTTCTGGGTGGATCGCGAACCACCCACATACGCTTTCAATCCTTGCGGTCACATGGCTTCCGAAAAAACAGTCAA ATATTGGGGAGCTATTCCTATTCCTCACGGTACCAATGGTTTCATCGGCAAATGCCCGTTTTGCGCCACACCGCTCGAGGATCGAGGTTTCGCGAAACTAATATTCCAGGACCATTTAGAtagttaa
- the LOC116928369 gene encoding protein pellino isoform X2, with product MFGSHFNCSPASRGSSSGGSQVVSNGKIHGYLIVLGNNGSLPSGDKGRKRSKYCVTQRPKPNGVQPSNQYRVQTPQTHPAVTDVNQHTIFYTLPRHQAVIVEYTSDPTKDMYQIGRSSEEPIDFVVADTVPGSLNKTSVNRTSSCSSNGGQVVPAVGRVAQSTISRFACRLLVERDSLPARAYVYAAGFDSSRNIFLGEKATKWETDKGIDGLTTNGVLLLQPKGEFEGGAASPGQWVEVSVGGALYHLRDSRSAPQKKSQVENEFNLLVDGSLIDLCGATLLWRSAEGLAKGPTARHLEKMVDELNAGKPQCPVGLNTLVLPRKSTLPPPDQTPYVYLKCGHVQGQHHWGKEGEDRTCPICLKVGPVSQLSMGLEPAFWVDREPPTYAFNPCGHMASEKTVKYWGAIPIPHGTNGFIGKCPFCATPLEDRGFAKLIFQDHLDS from the exons ATGTTTGGGTCGCATTTCAATTGCTCTCCCGCAAG TCGTGGCAGCAGCAGTGGAGGAAGCCAGGTCGTAAGCAATGGCAAGATTCATGGATACCTTATTGTTCTTGG GAACAATGGCAGTTTACCCTCAGGCGACAAGGGTCGAAAGCGATCCAAATACTGCGTGACGCAGCGGCCAAAACCCAATGGAGTCCAGCCATCCAACCAATACCGCGTACAAACACCTCAAACCCATCCG GCTGTGACGGATGTGAATCAGCACACCATTTTCTACACGTTGCCCCGGCACCAGGCTGTCATCGTCGAGTATACTTCCGACCCGACAAAGGATATGTATCAG ATTGGCAGATCTTCAGAGGAACCaatagactttgttgttgcgGACACAGTGCCAGGTAGTTTAAACAAGACGTCAGTAAATCGAACATCTTCCTGCTCAAGCAATGGCGGTCAAGTCGTGCCGGCCGTTGGCAGAGTGGCACAGAGTACCATCAGTCGCTTTGCTTGTCGTCTTCTAGTCGAACGAGACAGCCTACCCGCCAGAGCTTACGTCTACGCTGCAGGATTTGATTCATCTCGCAACATCTTTCTAGGC GAAAAAGCTACAAAATGGGAAACAGACAAGGGTATTGATGGTCTTACCACAAATGGAGTACTACTGTTGCAACCGAAAGGTGAGTTTGAAGGCGGTGCCGCGTCGCCTGGACAATGGGTTGAAGTTTCCGTTGGAGGAGCCTTGTATCATTTAAGAGATTCACGGTCTGCTCCTCAGAAAAAATcacag GTGGAAAATGAATTTAATTTGCTGGTGGATGGATCGTTAATTGATTTGTGTGGCGCAACGTTACTATGGCGGAGTGCCGAGGGCTTGGCCAAAGGACCG ACAGCTAGACATTTGGAAAAAATGGTTGACGAGCTGAACGCAGGCAAACCACAATGTCCAGTTGGTTTAAACACGCTTGTTCTACCCAGAAAGTCAACTTTGCCTCCGCCCGATCAAACTCCGtatgtttatttaaaatgtgGACACGTTCAGGGCCAACATCATTGGGGTAAAGAAGGAGAAGATCGCACTTGCCCTATCTGCCTTAAAGTTGGCCCTGTCTCACAACTAAGTATGGGTCTAGAACCAGCCTTCTGGGTGGATCGCGAACCACCCACATACGCTTTCAATCCTTGCGGTCACATGGCTTCCGAAAAAACAGTCAA ATATTGGGGAGCTATTCCTATTCCTCACGGTACCAATGGTTTCATCGGCAAATGCCCGTTTTGCGCCACACCGCTCGAGGATCGAGGTTTCGCGAAACTAATATTCCAGGACCATTTAGAtagttaa
- the LOC116928369 gene encoding protein pellino isoform X1 codes for MFGSHFNCSPASSRGSSSGGSQVVSNGKIHGYLIVLGNNGSLPSGDKGRKRSKYCVTQRPKPNGVQPSNQYRVQTPQTHPAVTDVNQHTIFYTLPRHQAVIVEYTSDPTKDMYQIGRSSEEPIDFVVADTVPGSLNKTSVNRTSSCSSNGGQVVPAVGRVAQSTISRFACRLLVERDSLPARAYVYAAGFDSSRNIFLGEKATKWETDKGIDGLTTNGVLLLQPKGEFEGGAASPGQWVEVSVGGALYHLRDSRSAPQKKSQVENEFNLLVDGSLIDLCGATLLWRSAEGLAKGPTARHLEKMVDELNAGKPQCPVGLNTLVLPRKSTLPPPDQTPYVYLKCGHVQGQHHWGKEGEDRTCPICLKVGPVSQLSMGLEPAFWVDREPPTYAFNPCGHMASEKTVKYWGAIPIPHGTNGFIGKCPFCATPLEDRGFAKLIFQDHLDS; via the exons ATGTTTGGGTCGCATTTCAATTGCTCTCCCGCAAG CAGTCGTGGCAGCAGCAGTGGAGGAAGCCAGGTCGTAAGCAATGGCAAGATTCATGGATACCTTATTGTTCTTGG GAACAATGGCAGTTTACCCTCAGGCGACAAGGGTCGAAAGCGATCCAAATACTGCGTGACGCAGCGGCCAAAACCCAATGGAGTCCAGCCATCCAACCAATACCGCGTACAAACACCTCAAACCCATCCG GCTGTGACGGATGTGAATCAGCACACCATTTTCTACACGTTGCCCCGGCACCAGGCTGTCATCGTCGAGTATACTTCCGACCCGACAAAGGATATGTATCAG ATTGGCAGATCTTCAGAGGAACCaatagactttgttgttgcgGACACAGTGCCAGGTAGTTTAAACAAGACGTCAGTAAATCGAACATCTTCCTGCTCAAGCAATGGCGGTCAAGTCGTGCCGGCCGTTGGCAGAGTGGCACAGAGTACCATCAGTCGCTTTGCTTGTCGTCTTCTAGTCGAACGAGACAGCCTACCCGCCAGAGCTTACGTCTACGCTGCAGGATTTGATTCATCTCGCAACATCTTTCTAGGC GAAAAAGCTACAAAATGGGAAACAGACAAGGGTATTGATGGTCTTACCACAAATGGAGTACTACTGTTGCAACCGAAAGGTGAGTTTGAAGGCGGTGCCGCGTCGCCTGGACAATGGGTTGAAGTTTCCGTTGGAGGAGCCTTGTATCATTTAAGAGATTCACGGTCTGCTCCTCAGAAAAAATcacag GTGGAAAATGAATTTAATTTGCTGGTGGATGGATCGTTAATTGATTTGTGTGGCGCAACGTTACTATGGCGGAGTGCCGAGGGCTTGGCCAAAGGACCG ACAGCTAGACATTTGGAAAAAATGGTTGACGAGCTGAACGCAGGCAAACCACAATGTCCAGTTGGTTTAAACACGCTTGTTCTACCCAGAAAGTCAACTTTGCCTCCGCCCGATCAAACTCCGtatgtttatttaaaatgtgGACACGTTCAGGGCCAACATCATTGGGGTAAAGAAGGAGAAGATCGCACTTGCCCTATCTGCCTTAAAGTTGGCCCTGTCTCACAACTAAGTATGGGTCTAGAACCAGCCTTCTGGGTGGATCGCGAACCACCCACATACGCTTTCAATCCTTGCGGTCACATGGCTTCCGAAAAAACAGTCAA ATATTGGGGAGCTATTCCTATTCCTCACGGTACCAATGGTTTCATCGGCAAATGCCCGTTTTGCGCCACACCGCTCGAGGATCGAGGTTTCGCGAAACTAATATTCCAGGACCATTTAGAtagttaa